From one Bifidobacterium sp. WK012_4_13 genomic stretch:
- a CDS encoding aldose 1-epimerase family protein, producing MNIANTSNSTTRTEPRKAEAKALERAAARRRPITGQQYSISSGPYSATIAELGAGLRALTFEGHDIVVSYDPNRTIPCCNGYVLVPFPNRLEDGEYSFEGTDHALPIDERDRQTALHGLGYRYMWDLKSLTDTSVTLTWRTPAIIGYPFDVLVTVTYSLDDDGLAMTCTATNLGECDAPWAFGMHPWLSNGRSGYGNDEIEADNALCSLRVPGNAHVIASKDRLLPQGEESVEHTAYDIREATSLRGRSFDDAWTDLDRAEDGSSTAVFTRPDGIAVHLTGDATINAWQVCTGTGFPAESHPAGVAVEPMTAYANAFRTGRDLVSIRARECYETTLRYHAEHVSA from the coding sequence ATGAACATAGCGAACACATCGAACAGCACGACGCGAACGGAACCACGAAAGGCAGAGGCGAAGGCGCTGGAGCGGGCAGCCGCTCGTCGCAGGCCGATAACAGGTCAGCAGTATTCGATTTCGTCCGGTCCATACTCCGCCACCATCGCCGAACTCGGTGCCGGTCTGCGCGCCCTCACCTTCGAAGGGCATGACATCGTAGTGTCATATGACCCGAACAGGACCATCCCCTGCTGCAATGGCTATGTTCTCGTACCATTCCCCAATCGCCTGGAGGACGGCGAATACAGCTTCGAAGGCACGGATCACGCACTCCCCATCGATGAGCGCGATCGGCAGACCGCCCTGCATGGTCTCGGATACCGCTATATGTGGGACCTGAAATCGCTTACGGACACCTCCGTGACGCTGACATGGCGCACACCGGCCATAATCGGCTATCCCTTCGATGTGCTGGTCACCGTGACATACTCCCTTGACGATGATGGCCTTGCCATGACCTGCACGGCCACGAATCTGGGCGAGTGCGACGCTCCATGGGCATTCGGCATGCATCCGTGGCTTTCCAATGGCCGCAGCGGTTACGGCAACGACGAGATCGAGGCGGACAACGCACTCTGCTCATTGCGTGTTCCGGGGAATGCCCATGTGATCGCAAGCAAGGATCGTCTGCTGCCCCAAGGGGAGGAATCAGTCGAGCATACGGCATATGACATACGCGAAGCCACGTCGCTCAGGGGCAGGAGCTTCGACGATGCCTGGACCGACCTCGACCGGGCCGAGGATGGTTCATCGACCGCCGTATTCACCCGTCCTGATGGAATAGCGGTTCATCTCACGGGCGATGCCACCATCAACGCCTGGCAGGTCTGCACCGGGACTGGATTCCCCGCAGAGTCTCATCCGGCAGGAGTCGCGGTCGAACCAATGACCGCATATGCCAACGCATTCAGAACCGGTCGCGATCTCGTATCCATCAGGGCGCGCGAGTGCTATGAGACCACCCTTCGCTATCATGCGGAGCATGTATCGGCATGA
- a CDS encoding LysR family transcriptional regulator: protein MKRFNPQALVTLWNVERLGSFSAVARENGWSQPAISQQIKKLEEDCGMTLVRRTASGVELTQAGLTCARHGQLIDSRLTQVVEDLQHLRSDRSSHIRLVAPPSACSTFIARVLVHMSWSSDVRVTLTQMEPPEAMASLSQGSVDCAITFRYNALPEFMQSHEDFNMEQFGRDPLLLLVRKSSDVAKDYQRSQQAVNLASVRSQQWIAGCTMCQANLLRLSQAAGFTPNITHSTDDYWATQNLVEVGMGVSIVPRLATLTHVRDSLEACPIRDANAFRSVFFVMRRGDDRPSLRQVRAEVRRAARKYLLE from the coding sequence ATGAAACGTTTCAATCCGCAGGCACTCGTCACGTTGTGGAACGTCGAGAGGCTGGGGTCCTTCTCGGCGGTTGCGCGTGAAAATGGCTGGTCACAGCCTGCAATCAGTCAGCAGATCAAGAAGTTGGAGGAAGATTGCGGCATGACGCTGGTCCGCCGCACGGCATCAGGGGTCGAGCTCACACAGGCCGGATTGACATGTGCGCGTCACGGTCAGCTGATCGACAGCAGACTGACCCAGGTCGTCGAGGACCTTCAGCATCTCAGAAGCGATCGATCCTCGCACATCAGACTTGTGGCACCGCCATCCGCCTGTTCGACCTTCATCGCGAGGGTTCTGGTCCACATGAGCTGGTCGTCAGACGTAAGAGTGACCCTGACGCAGATGGAACCGCCGGAAGCGATGGCATCATTGTCGCAGGGAAGCGTGGACTGCGCGATAACCTTTCGATACAATGCACTTCCTGAATTCATGCAAAGCCATGAGGATTTCAACATGGAGCAATTCGGGCGGGACCCCCTGCTGCTGCTGGTGCGCAAATCCAGCGATGTCGCAAAGGACTATCAGCGGAGCCAGCAGGCGGTGAATCTTGCTTCGGTGCGGTCGCAGCAGTGGATCGCCGGATGCACGATGTGCCAGGCCAACCTGCTGAGGCTGTCTCAGGCTGCCGGCTTCACGCCCAACATCACTCATTCCACCGACGACTACTGGGCCACCCAGAATCTGGTGGAGGTGGGCATGGGCGTTTCGATAGTGCCCAGGCTGGCGACCCTGACTCATGTTCGAGACAGTCTGGAGGCGTGTCCCATCCGCGATGCGAACGCATTCCGATCCGTCTTCTTCGTGATGCGGCGTGGTGACGACAGGCCGTCGCTTCGGCAGGTCCGGGCGGAGGTGCGCCGCGCTGCCAGGAAATATCTGCTTGAGTGA
- the ybaK gene encoding Cys-tRNA(Pro) deacylase produces MSRKSKKTTGRASTPATIELERAGIEFRTVEYEHSSEHMDDGYGIEAAEKLGLDPKRIFKTLLADTGAERVVGIVPVSGHLDMKALASAVGAKKAGMADPKQAQRETGYVLGGISPLGQRVRHRTVLDSSALAYPEILVSGGKRGFDIVIDPRELLRILKASSAEIGTW; encoded by the coding sequence GTGAGCAGAAAATCCAAGAAGACCACCGGAAGGGCTTCGACCCCTGCGACCATCGAGCTCGAAAGGGCTGGGATCGAATTCCGTACCGTCGAATATGAGCATTCAAGCGAACACATGGACGATGGCTATGGCATCGAGGCCGCCGAAAAACTGGGTTTGGACCCCAAACGCATCTTCAAGACGCTGCTTGCCGACACAGGAGCGGAACGAGTCGTCGGCATCGTTCCCGTCAGCGGACACCTGGATATGAAGGCGCTGGCATCAGCCGTGGGAGCCAAGAAGGCAGGCATGGCGGATCCAAAGCAGGCGCAGCGCGAAACCGGCTATGTGCTCGGAGGCATATCGCCGCTTGGGCAGAGGGTCAGACACCGCACCGTTCTGGACAGCAGCGCCCTCGCCTATCCTGAGATTCTCGTATCCGGCGGGAAGCGTGGATTCGACATAGTCATCGATCCCAGGGAGCTGCTGCGGATTCTCAAGGCGAGTTCCGCCGAAATCGGGACATGGTAG